One Heterodontus francisci isolate sHetFra1 chromosome 3, sHetFra1.hap1, whole genome shotgun sequence DNA window includes the following coding sequences:
- the fbxo16 gene encoding F-box only protein 16 isoform X4, with the protein MYHVSAPPKFDKWTDSQRRKILLSLFERCSVSQLKFCEQHLRSRVPAEALDFTCFLPRVLALYIFSFLDPRSLCRCAQVSWHWKDLAELDQLWMPKCLRLGWYISFSPNPYEQRIWKRHYIEMVKELNVTKPKTPPRDEFIVVDVQPLSKDPADQKLKTMATRSLPGKARPELPPWRGSDRHPTDTIRFNYLDNCDPIGQVRKKGGTATPDLDGKARERKKHPSANYKMRKVKSLMCMSLDFNLSQKHQVRPIWASHGSVGDILSKEEAKALTRSSDWNAGIRPVPVRPAIPTMSKRGQKASLRTQRSTPSCPLFESQPWQVPMSERGSDEE; encoded by the exons TTCGACAAGTGGACTGATTCACAGCGTCGTAAGATTCTTCTCAGCCTGTTTGAAAGATGTTCTGTTTCTCAGTTGAAATTCTGTGAGCAACATTTGCGTAGCAGAGTTCCTGCGGAGGCTCTGGACTTCACTTGTTTCCTTCCCAGAGTGCTGGCTTTGTATATCTTCTCCTTCTTGGATCCAAGGAGCCTTTGCCGTTGTGCACAG GTGAGCTGGCACTGGAAGGATTTGGCTGAATTGGACCAACTCTGGATGCCCAAATGCCTGAGACTGGGCTGGTACATCAGCTTCTCACCAAACCCCTACGAGCAAAGAATCTGGAAGAGGCACTACATTgaaatggtgaaggaactgaatgtCACCAAACCAAAG ACTCCGCCTAGAGACGAGTTTATTGTGGTGGATGTCCAGCCGCTTTCAAAGGATCCCGCGGACCAGAAGCTCAAAACGATGGCAACTCGATCCCTGCCTGGGAAAGCGCGGCCCGAACTCCCGCCCTGGCGTGGGTCAGACCGACACCCAACGGACACTATACGTTTCAACTACCTGGACAACTGTGACCCCATCGGGCAAGT GAGAAAGAAGGGAGGCACAGCCACCCCTGATCTTGATGGAAAGGCTCGTGAAAGGAAGAAGCATCCGTCAGCAAACTATAAAATGAGGAAAGTGAAATCACTG ATGTGCATGTCTCTTGACTTCAACTTAAGTCAGAAACATCAAGTGCGCCCAATCTGGGCAAGTCACGGTTCAGTGGGAGATATTTTATCCAAGGAGGAAGCCAAGGCACTAACCCGGAGCTCTGACTGGAATGCCGGGATTCGACCAGTGCCAGTTCGACCTGCCATACCAACAATGAGCAAGAGGGGGCAGAAAGCTTCCCTGCGGACGCAGAGGAGCACTCCTT cctgcccactgtttgagaGTCAGCCATGGCAAGTCCCCATGTCGGAGAGAGGGTCTGATGAAGAATGA